The following proteins are encoded in a genomic region of Lactiplantibacillus plantarum:
- a CDS encoding 3'-5' exonuclease gives MNFVAMDFETANAKRDSACSLALTVVRNNQISDEFYTLIKPESDFFWRNVQIHGIHEADVADAPKFPDVWQHIAPFFQRDRLVIAHNAPFDIGVLRNTLAHYGISAPEYLSMDTVKTSQRFYPELPNHKLDTVCQALDIDLQHHHNALDDSLACANILLTEAQAFGTEQLKPFVRVQG, from the coding sequence TTGAACTTTGTCGCAATGGACTTTGAAACGGCGAACGCGAAACGCGACAGTGCTTGTTCACTGGCGCTAACGGTTGTCCGTAATAACCAAATCAGCGATGAATTTTACACACTCATCAAACCAGAGAGCGATTTTTTCTGGCGGAACGTCCAAATTCATGGGATTCATGAAGCAGATGTCGCAGACGCGCCCAAGTTTCCAGACGTTTGGCAACACATTGCACCATTCTTCCAACGCGACCGCCTCGTAATTGCGCACAACGCGCCTTTTGATATTGGTGTGTTACGCAATACGCTTGCCCACTACGGCATCAGCGCGCCGGAGTACCTATCCATGGATACCGTCAAGACCAGTCAACGGTTCTATCCAGAATTGCCTAATCACAAGCTGGATACAGTCTGTCAAGCACTGGATATCGACCTGCAGCATCATCATAATGCACTAGATGACAGCCTAGCTTGCGCCAACATTTTACTCACCGAAGCGCAAGCTTTTGGAACTGAGCAACTCAAACCTTTCGTTCGCGTTCAGGGTTAA